In Spirochaeta lutea, a single genomic region encodes these proteins:
- a CDS encoding MarR family winged helix-turn-helix transcriptional regulator gives MHNTIDNDINTINLDNQCCFALYAASRAVLKALKPYLDSLHVTYPQYLVLLVLWEESPVTIGHIGKRLMLDIGTLSPLLKRMERNGLLKRQRNQSDERTVLISITESGLGKKQQAVNMPLNRLNKESLSEERFFRLREELFDIIRILEDK, from the coding sequence GTGCACAATACAATCGACAACGATATAAATACCATAAACCTGGATAACCAATGCTGTTTCGCCCTCTACGCCGCCTCCCGGGCAGTTCTCAAGGCGTTAAAACCATACCTGGATTCCCTCCATGTAACCTATCCGCAATACCTCGTGCTTTTAGTGCTCTGGGAAGAATCGCCGGTGACCATCGGCCACATCGGCAAGCGGCTCATGCTGGATATCGGAACCTTGTCACCCCTCCTGAAGAGAATGGAACGGAACGGACTGCTTAAACGCCAACGAAACCAATCCGATGAACGGACCGTCCTCATTTCCATTACCGAATCGGGCCTAGGGAAAAAACAGCAGGCGGTAAACATGCCTCTGAATCGGCTGAACAAAGAGTCCCTGAGTGAGGAACGTTTTTTCCGGCTACGGGAAGAACTGTTTGATATAATACGGATTCTG
- a CDS encoding damage-control phosphatase ARMT1 family protein, producing the protein MTLFHQCIPCIMKQIQSLIEILGLPPGEAMAVMESGMRMMLDRGDSITTQHILRQLYDHIHGTYFPNLDVFDPFRELKRDANLRVSVILPSFEKVVAGADDPFRMAVRGAAGGNIIDYGAIPQGKVSIETEVARIPQLRFAVDRVEELRSRVGGSRTILLIGDNAGEILFDALLVQEIQRLNPAAELYITLRHAPIINDATLADASFLDLHPGVRVISSGSIYPGTILAETTPEFRQLFGNADMIIAKGQGNYETLLHEQHPGLFFLLRAKCSPVAQSLGVSPGDLVVTRSPELPG; encoded by the coding sequence ATGACCCTATTTCACCAGTGTATTCCCTGTATTATGAAGCAGATCCAGTCGCTCATTGAAATTTTAGGTTTACCCCCAGGGGAGGCCATGGCAGTTATGGAATCCGGTATGAGAATGATGCTGGATCGTGGGGATTCTATCACAACCCAGCATATTCTGCGGCAACTGTATGACCATATTCATGGCACCTATTTCCCCAACCTGGATGTGTTTGATCCGTTTCGGGAGCTGAAACGGGATGCAAATCTTCGGGTGTCGGTGATTCTTCCCTCCTTCGAGAAGGTCGTGGCAGGCGCCGATGATCCCTTTCGTATGGCTGTTCGGGGTGCTGCGGGGGGGAATATTATTGACTACGGAGCAATACCCCAGGGCAAGGTCTCCATCGAGACGGAGGTGGCTAGGATTCCACAGCTCCGGTTCGCAGTGGACCGGGTGGAGGAGCTCCGGAGCCGGGTCGGTGGCAGTAGAACCATTCTTTTGATTGGGGACAACGCCGGTGAGATTCTCTTTGATGCCCTGTTGGTGCAGGAAATACAGCGCTTGAATCCGGCAGCAGAGCTCTATATCACCCTGCGTCATGCTCCCATCATCAATGATGCGACCCTGGCTGATGCTTCCTTCCTTGATTTGCATCCCGGGGTCAGGGTGATTTCCAGCGGGAGTATCTATCCGGGGACTATCTTGGCTGAAACGACCCCCGAGTTTAGGCAGTTGTTTGGTAATGCAGATATGATAATCGCCAAGGGCCAGGGAAACTATGAAACCCTACTCCATGAGCAGCACCCGGGTCTCTTCTTCCTGCTCAGGGCTAAATGCAGCCCCGTAGCTCAATCCCTGGGAGTGTCCCCCGGGGATCTTGTCGTCACCCGGAGCCCCGAACTCCCAGGCTGA
- a CDS encoding TrmO family methyltransferase domain-containing protein — MSEQTKVVNPIGRVEKSPEGKIVALEEPYRRGLAGLEGFSHCIVVWWGHAHEEHRDTVPMELELPYAPGIRAGIFATRSQIRPNPVNCTVVRIVGVDIEKGILRPDELDAFADTPVLDIKPYYGCLDRVRDYRQPDWVPGEWGTWYVPIPEQTW; from the coding sequence ATGTCAGAACAAACCAAGGTAGTGAACCCCATCGGGCGGGTGGAGAAGAGCCCCGAAGGAAAGATTGTAGCGCTGGAAGAGCCGTACCGGCGGGGCCTGGCCGGGCTTGAGGGCTTCAGCCACTGTATTGTCGTATGGTGGGGGCATGCCCATGAGGAACACCGGGACACCGTGCCCATGGAGCTGGAGCTGCCCTATGCCCCGGGAATTCGGGCTGGGATATTCGCCACCCGCAGCCAGATTCGGCCGAATCCCGTCAATTGTACGGTGGTTCGGATTGTAGGGGTGGATATTGAAAAGGGGATTCTACGGCCCGATGAACTGGACGCGTTTGCGGACACCCCGGTGTTGGATATAAAGCCCTACTACGGCTGCCTGGATAGGGTGCGGGATTACCGCCAGCCCGACTGGGTTCCCGGAGAGTGGGGAACATGGTACGTGCCAATTCCCGAACAAACCTGGTAG
- a CDS encoding GyrI-like domain-containing protein, whose amino-acid sequence MKPEILHLPPVFLAGAGFFGNPFTSHAAWTEENEIGLLWNRYFSLMTEAGFSYPGGQAASSEAKAEGDGEADGANLRAGECAGASGAAMPGEFYELHILHPQSLKTGDYEVFVGHQVPLEDPVRWDIRFSTKVLPGGDYAVFWLAGEAMTDDWTRDLELPEGYRVDTGFSVNKYDYRFKGMDRLSESEIQVYAPLRRD is encoded by the coding sequence ATGAAACCTGAAATTCTCCACCTGCCTCCGGTTTTTCTGGCCGGGGCGGGTTTTTTCGGCAATCCCTTTACCTCCCATGCAGCCTGGACCGAAGAAAACGAGATCGGCCTATTGTGGAACCGGTACTTTTCCTTGATGACCGAGGCTGGATTTTCCTATCCCGGGGGGCAGGCTGCTTCTTCGGAAGCGAAGGCGGAGGGGGATGGGGAGGCGGATGGGGCCAACCTGAGGGCCGGGGAATGTGCCGGTGCCTCCGGGGCTGCCATGCCCGGTGAGTTCTATGAGCTACACATCCTCCATCCCCAGAGTCTGAAAACAGGTGACTACGAGGTCTTCGTTGGCCACCAGGTTCCCCTGGAAGATCCGGTTCGTTGGGATATCCGGTTTTCTACTAAGGTACTGCCGGGCGGGGATTATGCGGTTTTCTGGCTGGCTGGGGAAGCCATGACGGACGATTGGACCCGGGACCTGGAGCTGCCCGAGGGGTACCGGGTGGATACGGGGTTCTCGGTGAATAAATATGACTATCGCTTTAAGGGCATGGACCGATTGAGCGAGTCGGAGATTCAGGTGTATGCACCCCTGCGACGAGACTGA
- a CDS encoding helix-turn-helix transcriptional regulator — translation MHPCDETDRRLQRVFDLVEEYISGSCTVETMAREACYSLFHFIRIFTRASLYSPYEYLIRRRVASAMGRVFREEMRITDAAFEYGFDSVEGFSRAVKRCCGRSPSQLTPEILFYLPSPWSVPRLETYRRVCQGSEICAWDEPGVGRWWGDGAGEKGGGEDCAPGPASKQIRAIAFEYLGQQGFGCLLSLREAEEVVSHAIGSILPNRTGRAISPGAPHPDSQNLFKVLLTHEACARRTEEMI, via the coding sequence ATGCACCCCTGCGACGAGACTGACCGGCGATTACAGCGGGTATTTGATCTGGTAGAGGAGTATATCTCCGGTTCCTGCACCGTGGAAACCATGGCCCGGGAGGCTTGTTATTCCCTGTTTCATTTTATCCGTATCTTTACCCGGGCAAGCCTCTACTCACCCTATGAGTACCTCATCCGCAGGAGGGTGGCTTCAGCGATGGGGCGGGTGTTCCGGGAAGAGATGCGTATTACCGATGCTGCCTTCGAATACGGCTTCGACAGCGTTGAGGGCTTCAGCCGGGCGGTGAAACGATGTTGCGGAAGATCGCCGAGCCAGCTGACCCCGGAAATTTTGTTCTATCTCCCCAGCCCCTGGTCGGTTCCTCGGCTGGAAACCTATCGCCGGGTCTGCCAGGGGTCGGAGATCTGCGCTTGGGATGAGCCGGGTGTGGGGCGTTGGTGGGGGGACGGTGCTGGTGAAAAGGGTGGCGGAGAAGACTGTGCTCCGGGGCCGGCCTCCAAGCAGATACGGGCCATCGCCTTTGAATACCTTGGGCAGCAGGGGTTCGGCTGCCTACTCTCTCTAAGAGAGGCGGAAGAGGTGGTTTCCCACGCTATAGGATCAATACTTCCAAACAGGACCGGTAGGGCTATCTCCCCCGGGGCTCCTCATCCGGATTCTCAAAACCTGTTCAAGGTGCTCTTGACCCATGAGGCCTGTGCCCGCAGAACGGAGGAGATGATCTAG